Genomic window (Mycoplasma sp. NEAQ87857):
ATAAAAATAGTTTAAATTTGTTGAATTTCATAATCTAAAAATGAATAAAAAGGCCAAAAGCCTTTTTATTTTACTTAACATGAGCTACATCTAAATAATTTTCATCAAGTTCATAGTTAGCTGGTAAGCTAGTAAATAACTCATTAGCAAAGTTATAATTACTTAATTCACTTGAAGGATAAATATTTTGCTCGATATTAGGTCTTTGAGCTAAATATGATTTTAAAGTGTCAAACATATATCATTTGTTATCTTTGGTATCAAAGAATTCAATTCAATATGTTGCTTTTTTAACATCATTATTTGTTACATAACCTTTAATAATTTGGGTTTTAAAAGCACCTAAACCAAAAATAGAAACAGCATATAATTTAGCTAATTGTTGTATGTTAGTTTTACTTTCAGCAACTGCTTTTTTAAGGATTGTTAAAGCTTTTTGGTAAGCAGAATTAAAGTATTTTTTAGCTAAAGCGATCATTTGATTCATATTTTGTTCTAATAAAGTTTCTTTATTAGAATCATTAGATTTAACAATTTCATCTCTTTTGTTAGCTAACTCTATTAATTCTTGTTGATGTTGTTCAATAGTTTTTAATTGGTTTTGATATGTTGCTATACTTTTTTGTAAAAATTCTATTTTTTTAACTTCATTAGGTTTAGCTACTTTTAATAATGATTTTTGATTCTCTAAATCTCTTTTAATTTTAAATACTTCTGGTAAGTATAATAATTCTAAATTACTATTAAAGAACTGAATTGGATTTTTCAAAAAAGCTTCTTCTTGTTCAGGAGAAAATTCATAATCACGAGCAAAAATAGTAAATGCATCATCTTGTTTATCAGTGTTGATATTTTTACCATAAAGGATGTTTAATGGACCAAATCCTAAGAAAATTCCATTATCGTTTATTAATTGATTTAAATCAACATTAAAACTACGTTCTTTAAAATCATTTAGAAAAATTTCTAAAATTTTCTTAGTGTCTTTTTTAGCTTGAGTAATTGAACCAAATCTTTTTTTAACTTCTTGATATAAACTAGTAAACATTGAATAAGGAATAGCTCCAAAAATCTCATTGTTTTTACTTAAGTTAAATGTTCATTTACCTTCTTTTTTAGTTAAAAGTCTTTTTTCAGGATCTTTATCATTTTGATAACGAATGTATTTTTGATAAAAAGGAGTATCAATTAAAAAGTTTTTTACAACCGCTTCAACTTTTTGATCATCAATTACTAATTTAGGATTAGAGTAATCTAAATAAGTGGTGGTTGAAATTGTATCAATATCTTTATGAATAACAGTTTCTTTCTTTAAATACTCTGGAGTGCTGTTAACTATATCATTGTAATTAGTATTAGCAATTTGTTCTAAGGTTCTAATTTTAATTTTGTTTTTATTTTCATCTTTAGCATTGTAGTCATTTACATATGCAACATATTCTTTATAACTTTGGTTAATTCTGTTAATTGCATTACTGATGAATTTACTTAAAGAATCATAATCAGGATCAGTTTTAAGATCTTTGATCTTATCAAGGTTAGTTTGATTAATTTTAATTTCAATACCTTGTTTATTAAAATCGTATAATTTACCAACTTGCTTAGTTAAGTTTCTTTTTAAATGATCATTATCTATTGAAATAGCTTTGGTTAGACCATAATTATAAAGTGTAAATGAATAAGTTAATAATTCATTATTATAAAATTGATTTTCAAAAGCTTGTAAAGCAGGAATTTTTAAATCATCTTGTGTGTAAGTGATTTTTTCTTTTTGGGTATAAGGATTATCTTGAACAAAAGAATTAGCATATTCTACAGTAGGATTATTTCTGTATAAACAAGACACAGCTGTCATAGGAGTAATAGCTAAAGTAGCTATTGCACTAAAAAATAATAATTTTTGTTTTTTGAGTTTTCTCATTCTATATAAACATTTCTGAATATCTTCAAGATTTAAAGCCTGAATATGAAATCACACTTCCCATCAAGAATAATAAGCAAGATAATGCTAAACCTCCTATTGAATATGATTTGATAAAGTAATAACTGTCAGTGATTGATCGATCTAATCTAATTGTTTTCCATTGCTCTAAACTAGTATTAATGGTTCAAATTAAAACTGAAAGACCAATCATAGCTATAAAAGCTAAAATAGCAATGATAAATCATATAATGACTTTTCGTTTGTAATTTCTCATAATTATCCTTTAATTGTTGATCCTTGTCTACTAATTGCAGCCATAATTCTTTTTCTAAATAATAAATATACTCCAAACATAGGTAAAATAGCAATTAAAGCAGCTGCTAATTTTACGTTTTGTTGTACGTTTGCTCCAGATTCTGGATCGTTTGGATCTACTCCTGCTTTGAATAATCACACTGAAAGAACTTCAAATTTTTGATCTCCAATAGTTGAAATAATATTTGGTCATAAATATGCATTTCATGAAGCTAATGAAGTTAAAATTACAATTGTTAATGTAGTAGGTACTACCATTGGAAAAGCTACTTTAAACAAGTATTTTACTCCTCCTGCACCATCAATTAAAGAAACTTCTTTAATTCTTCCTGGAATAGCTTCAAAAGCATTTTTGTACATCAAGGTATTAATAATACTTGCAGAAAACGGAAAAGCTACCCCTAAAAGGAACCCAAAATAAGTTAAAGTTAATTTACTATCTAAAATAACTTTATATTGTCCTGATAATAAAGCAACTTCTGGTAATACTAAAAGTGCTAAAGCTAAAAATCAAATAATATTTTTTCCTCTTCAATTTCTTAATGAAAAGGCATATCCCATAAAGAAGGTGATAAAGATTTTTAACGTTACTGAAATTACAACATTTAATGAAGTTAAAGCTAATGCAGATCAATATCCTGTAGAAGCTGCTTTTTTGTATGTGTTAGCAACTACATCTTTTCAAGCGTGAAGCTCAAAACCACTATCTTCTTTTCCTTTACTTACATAAGTAAGACCTTCACCAAAATCTGGAATTAAAGTAAAGTGTTCTTTTACTTGGATATCATTCATTAATGAGATTGAGATCATTAAAATGAATGGAAATAAGATTATTACTCCAAAAAGAGTTAAAAGAAATAATTTCAATAAACCTGTAAATAATATTGTGGTTGGATTGTTATCTTTTACTTGGGATGAAACACGTTCTTGATTTTTTCTAAGTTGTCTTTTGTTTCAAATCTTTTGAAGCATTAACTTTAACTCAAACATTTCTCTCTCCTAAAGTATTTAATGATAGCTGGATCATAAAGAATCCACCTCTAACCAATGATGAATAAATTACCCCAATCACAAAAAGAAGTAAGCTTGCTGCTCCAGCTTTTTGTCAATGTCCATCCACGGTTGATTTATACACATAAAGCATTATGGTTGCTCCACCATTATTAAATGCAATATCAGGTTTATTTTCAAAAAGAGCAAGTGGGAATACTTTTAACCCTCCAATTATTCCTAAAGTAACTAAGAAGTTAATAGTTCCTTTAATACTTGGAAGTGTAATTGTGAAAAATTGTTTTACCCCTGAAGCTCCATCAATTGAAGCTGATCTATATAAGTTTTTATCTACTCCTAACATAGCAGTAGTAAAGATTAAAATATTAAACGCAAGTCCATTTCAAATCCCATTAATTACCATTGCTACTAAAGCATTAAAGGTAAATTTATCATTTGATTGTAATCAAGGTACTTTAGCACCTATGATTTGATTAAAAAGACCATTAATTTGGAAAATTTGAATAAATGCTAATGAAACAGCAACTGCATTAGTAATATAAGGCATGAAGAAGATTGTTTGTCAAAATCCTCTAGCATGCTTACGATAAATTTTTGCTATAACAGATGAAATAATTAAAGAAATCATAATAACAAATGGTAAAACAAACATACCATAAATAAATGAATTTCTTACTCCTACAGCAAATTCAGGATCAGTTAGAATATTTGCATAGTTTCTAACTGTAAATGCATCTGTTTGCTTATCACTAAAAGAGTTAATGATGTTTAAAACCATTGGCACAATTGTGAATGATGTTATTAATATTAAACCCGGAAGGATTAATAACATCGGTATTCAAAATGGTGTTTTCTTATCTAAAATAGATTGAGATGTATTTCTTTTTTTGCTTGATTGTTTTCTTAGTGATCAATCAAAAAGAAAAGGAATATTGTTAGCTATAAAGGCATGAATTTTATTAACGTAATTCATAATTTAACCTGTTTTCAGTAACCGCATCAAAAATATGAAGTTTATTTAATGGTAAATCAAAGTAAATTTTGTCTCCTACTTGATAATTGTAATCATTTTCAAGTAAGAAATTAATTCTACCTGTTCCTTCAACTTCAACAACTAACTTACTTTCCTTACCAAAATTCTCTTGAACTAATACAACACCTTCAAAATCAAAGTCATCATTTTCGTTTCTAATAATAAAGTCCTCAGATCTAACTCCAACATTAATTGAAGTTGAATTTTGATCTAAAATACTTACTTTGTCAAATAGTTTATTAGAAATATATAATTTTCCATCATCAACTTTTGAACTAAATAATCCCATTTCAGGCATACCTAAGAATCTAGCAACAAATTGATTTTTAGGTTTTGAATATAGTTCCATTGGTGATCCCATTTGTTGAACTTTTGCTGTAGACATACACACAATAATGTCACTAATTGACATAGCTTCTTCTTGGTCGTGAGTAACAAATACTGTGGTAATACCTAATGATTGTTGGATTTCTCTAATTCATTGTCTTGTTGAAATACGTAATTTTGCATCTAAGTTTGATAAAGGTTCATCCATTAATAAGATTTCAGGTTTTTTAACAATTGCACGAGCAATAGAAACACGTTGTTGTTGTCCCCCTGAAAGTCTAGTTGGTTTCTTTTGAAGAATTTTCACAATTTCAACTCTTTGAGCAACTTCCATAACTTCTCTATGAATTGCTTGTCTTAGAGAAATATTAAATTTAGAATATTCTTTAAATTTCTCAATATCTTCATTTTTTAAGATTGAAACTCCAGATCTTTTTTCATTAGCTAAAGCTTCTTTATAGTTATATTTCTTTTCTAATTCAGCTACGATGTTATTAAAGTTCTTTTTAGCAATTAAAGGTAATATTTTAATAT
Coding sequences:
- a CDS encoding carbohydrate ABC transporter permease: MFELKLMLQKIWNKRQLRKNQERVSSQVKDNNPTTILFTGLLKLFLLTLFGVIILFPFILMISISLMNDIQVKEHFTLIPDFGEGLTYVSKGKEDSGFELHAWKDVVANTYKKAASTGYWSALALTSLNVVISVTLKIFITFFMGYAFSLRNWRGKNIIWFLALALLVLPEVALLSGQYKVILDSKLTLTYFGFLLGVAFPFSASIINTLMYKNAFEAIPGRIKEVSLIDGAGGVKYLFKVAFPMVVPTTLTIVILTSLASWNAYLWPNIISTIGDQKFEVLSVWLFKAGVDPNDPESGANVQQNVKLAAALIAILPMFGVYLLFRKRIMAAISRQGSTIKG
- a CDS encoding carbohydrate ABC transporter permease, whose product is MNYVNKIHAFIANNIPFLFDWSLRKQSSKKRNTSQSILDKKTPFWIPMLLILPGLILITSFTIVPMVLNIINSFSDKQTDAFTVRNYANILTDPEFAVGVRNSFIYGMFVLPFVIMISLIISSVIAKIYRKHARGFWQTIFFMPYITNAVAVSLAFIQIFQINGLFNQIIGAKVPWLQSNDKFTFNALVAMVINGIWNGLAFNILIFTTAMLGVDKNLYRSASIDGASGVKQFFTITLPSIKGTINFLVTLGIIGGLKVFPLALFENKPDIAFNNGGATIMLYVYKSTVDGHWQKAGAASLLLFVIGVIYSSLVRGGFFMIQLSLNTLGERNVWVKVNASKDLKQKTT